One region of Maylandia zebra isolate NMK-2024a linkage group LG10, Mzebra_GT3a, whole genome shotgun sequence genomic DNA includes:
- the rnasekb gene encoding ribonuclease kappa-B, producing the protein MPSLLFCGPKMAACGIVISIWGVIMLAMLGIFFSAKSAVLIEDVPFTEDDIHNDKNPPQNIYSLYNQVGINCFIAAAVYVVVGAISLCQVRLNKRQEYMVT; encoded by the exons ATGCCGTCGCTGCTGTTCTGCGGGCCGAAGATGGCCGCGTGCGGGATCGTGATCAGCATCTGGGGCGTCATCATGCTG GCGATGTTGGGAATCTTCTTCAGTGCCAAGTCAGCCGTGCTGATCGAAGACGTCCCGTTCACCGAGGATGACATCCATAACGA TAAAAATCCCCCTCAGAACATCTACAGTCTCTACAACCAGGTCGGCATCAACTGCTTCATCGCCGCTGCCGTCTACGTGGTGGTGGGCGCCATCTCGCTCTGCCAGGTCCGACTCAACAAGCGGCAGGAGTACATGGTGACATAA
- the bacc1 gene encoding BPTF-associated chromatin complex component 1, whose product MTSASAKVGEIFSAAGAAFTKLGELTMQLHPVSDSSPAGAKWTETEIEMLRLAVRRFGDDLNNISTVIKERTVAQIKSTVKRKLYEDSRVPISSESPKKSVKKTPVAMTPTPAPAASAIISVPTSQVVASTGMQSSPSLAPPIKKQKTADVTLSALNDSDVNSDLVDIEGLGDGSSNKKLNFDQESLNLDSSLIMNSSDLPLLSR is encoded by the exons ATGACGTCAGCCTCTGCTAAG GTGGGCGAGATCTTCTCAGCAGCTGGCGCAGCTTTCACCAAGCTGGGAGAGCTGACCATGCAGCTCCACCCAGTGTCCGACTCCAGCCCTGCAGg GGCCAAGTGGACGGAGACAGAGATCGAGATGCTGCGATTGGCTGTGCGTCGGTTTGGAGACGACCTCAACAACATCAGCACGGTGATCAAAGAGCGCACAGT aGCTCAGATAAAGAGCACGGTGAAGAGGAAGCTGTATGAGGACAGCCGGGTGCCCATTTCCTCCGAGTCTCCCAAGAAGAGCGTCAAGAAAACTCCAGTCGCCATGACACCCACCCCGGCGCCCGCCGCGTCCGCCATCATCTCCGTGCCGACCTCGCAAGTCGTGGCTTCCACTGGAATGCAGAGCAGCCCCTCCCTGGCCCCGCCCATCAAGAAGCAAAAGACAGCAG ACGTGACGCTCAGCGCTCTGAACGACTCGGACGTCAACAGTGACCTGGTGGACATCGAAGGCCTCGGAGATGGCTCGTCCAATAAGAAGCTGAACTTTGATCAAG AGAGCCTCAACCTGGACTCCAGCCTCATCATGAACTCCAGTGACCTCCCCCTCCTGTcccgctga